The window GCAAGTGGATCGTCGCGGCCGTCGCTGTGGCCGGCGTGATCGCCGTTGCGGTGGGGTTGGCCATCGGCCGCAGCGCACCCGACGGCGCGGCAGCGGCCGCCCCCGCCGCGTCGGCGGCGACCTCGGCCGGCAAGCCGGCACTCACCGTGACCACCACACGCGCCGAGACGCTCGACTGGCCGCGTACGCTGGAAGCCCACGGCAGCGTGGCGGCCTGGCAGGAGGCGTCGATCAGCGCCGAGATCGGCGGTTTCCGCCTCACCGAGGTGCGGGTCAACGTGGGCGATCGTGTCCGGCGCGGCCAGGTGCTGGCGCTGATGTCGCCCGACACGGTGCAGGCCGACCTGGCACAGACCCGTGCCGCCCTCGCCGAGGCCGAGGCCACGCTGGCCGAGGCCCAGGCGAACGCCGAGCGCGCCCGCCAGCTGCAGACCACCGGCGCCATCAGCAGCCAGCAGATCAACCAGTACCTGACCGCGGAGCAGACGGCGCGTGCGCGCCTCGAGGCGCAGCGGGCCCGGCTGGAGGTCGAGGCACTGCGGCTGCGCCAGACCCGCGTGCTCGCACCCGACGATGGCGTGATCTCGGCACGTAC is drawn from Methylibium petroleiphilum PM1 and contains these coding sequences:
- a CDS encoding efflux RND transporter periplasmic adaptor subunit, coding for MQESKRSRKWIVAAVAVAGVIAVAVGLAIGRSAPDGAAAAAPAASAATSAGKPALTVTTTRAETLDWPRTLEAHGSVAAWQEASISAEIGGFRLTEVRVNVGDRVRRGQVLALMSPDTVQADLAQTRAALAEAEATLAEAQANAERARQLQTTGAISSQQINQYLTAEQTARARLEAQRARLEVEALRLRQTRVLAPDDGVISARTAAVGAVAQPGAEMFRLIRGGRLEWRAEVTATELPRLRAGIPVRLLHGDGSSTPGRVRMVAPTIDPQTRNGLVYVDLPANGDDRAQVRAGLFARGEFELGRSPALTLPQSAVVLRDGFSYALRVGPDARLAQVKLATGRRLGERIEVLDGLKAGDLVVASGAGFLGDGDLVRVVPAGPRADAASAP